From a region of the Odontesthes bonariensis isolate fOdoBon6 chromosome 2, fOdoBon6.hap1, whole genome shotgun sequence genome:
- the grem2a gene encoding gremlin-2: protein MLWRITIPVILAGVLCITAETKKTRPQGSIPSPYKTKGNLSAERHHRLLQQKPEVLSSSREALVVTERRYLRRDWCKTQPLRQTISEEGCRSRTVVNRFCYGQCNSFYIPRHMGPSSGQGQNRGQTAGSGRKSHSKAQEPFQSCSFCRPHRITQLTVQLDCPDLQPPFRHRKVQRVKQCRCMSVDVSGHGKL, encoded by the coding sequence ATGCTGTGGAGAATAACTATCCCCGTCATACTGGCTGGGGTCCTCTGCATCACTGCAGAGACCAAAAAAACTCGTCCCCAGGGCTCCATCCCATCCCCGTACAAGACCAAAGGCAACCTGTCAGCAGAACGCCACCACAGGTTATTGCAACAGAAGCCAGAGGTCCTTTCCTCTAGTCGAGAGGCCTTGGTTGTGACAGAGCGCCGTTACCTCCGCAGAGACTGGTGCAAGACCCAGCCCCTTCGCCAGACAATCAGTGAGGAGGGATGCCGCAGCCGCACAGTGGTCAATCGTTTTTGCTATGGCCAGTGCAACTCCTTCTACATCCCACGTCATATGGGCCCCAGCTCTGGTCAGGGACAGAATCGAGGCCAGACTGCAGGCTCTGGAAGAAAAAGCCACAGCAAAGCCCAAGAACCCTTTCAGTCCTGCTCCTTCTGCAGGCCACATCGCATCACACAGCTTACAGTGCAGCTCGACTGCCCCGACCTGCAGCCCCCTTTCAGACACCGTAAGGTGCAGAGGGTCAAACAGTGTCGCTGTATGTCCGTGGATGTGAGTGGTCATGGGAAACTGTAA